CGGTGCCGCCACTGGGCGCCCGCTACGCCAAACCCGCGAGGCGGCGCAGCGCGGCCCTATGAACCGATGTGTGCGTTGCCGCGGGGCAGCGTCAGCGGGAGGTCGGCGTAGGTGGCGATGCCGGGCGCGGCGGCGACGACGGCGGGGATCGCGTTGATGGCCGGCATCGCGGTCATGATGTGACCGAGGTCCATGAACTCTTCGATGGTGGTGGCCTCGAAGTAGGGCGGCGGCAGGAAACCCACTTTGGTGGTCACCGTGGGCTGCCCGTCGATCTGGATGACCCAGCCGTCCTGCTCGATCTTCCAATCCGGATCGAGCGTCTGCCCCTTGCGCCACCGCACGTTCAGGTCGATCAACGTCTTGCCGTTGACGATTCCCTGCCAGCTGATGTATGTGCCCGCGACGTGTCCAGCGGGGATGGTCCAGGACGCCATCACGAGGTCCTCGGTGGTCTGGGCGAACTCGGCGACGCAGCGCACCTCGTCGAGCTCGACGCCGAGGGCGTCGCCGACCAGCCGGACGGCCTCGCCGAAGATGGCCGTCCCTTTCGCCGCCATCGCCGGCAGGTCCGGATGGTCGATCGGCTGGCCGAAGCCCACCGGCTTCTCGGTCTCGGGTGAGTCGTAGAACGTGGTGTCGGCGGCCTCGTTGACCGTGACCTTGTCGATCCGGTTGCACACCATCGCCGAGACGATGGCCAACAGCTCCGCGAAGCCCGGGCTGACGCCGGAGCCGAAGATCGTGGCGCCGCCCTTCTGGCAGGCCTCCACGATGCGGTCGCGGCCGTCGCCGAGGTTTCCGCCGGTGATGAACGACGCGGTGGTCACCACGTTGACGCCCGCGGACAGGATGCGAACCAGCTCGTCGACGTCGAACCACATCGGGTTGTAGACCACGCAGTCCGGCTTGAGGCCCAGGAGCTCGTCGACGTCATTGGTGGCCGCGACGCCCACCGGCGCGATCCCGACGAGCTCGCCGGCGTCGCGCCCGACCTTGTCCTTGGACCAGGCGAAGCACCCGACCAATTCCAGCGTGGGGTTGGTGACGATCGACTTCAGCGAGCTCTTGCCGACGTTGCCGGTGTTCCACTGAACCACTCGATAGTTGTTTGGCACTCGCTCAGCATAGGGGAACTTAGCAGGCCTTAGTAGGCAGTTCGGAAGCCAATATTTCGGCGGGGAAGGGCACGGAAGCGGGGTCGACGGCGCCGCTAGTCCTCGCTGACGGTGTCGTCGACGGCGGTGCCGGCCGTCGTGCTCCGGCGCCGCATCCGGTGCGACCCCTTGCCCGTCGGGCGGCGGTTCTGCAACTTGGCCCGCGGCTCTTCGCTCTCCGCGGTCGCGGCGGCGGTGTCTGCTACCGGGGCCGCCTCGGTCTCGGCGGGTTCGTCCACGGCTTCTTCGGCGGCGTCCGTCTCGTCCGGCTCGCTTGCCTCGGCCTCGGCCTCGGCCGTCTCGTCGGTGGCCGTCTCGTCGGTGGCCGCTTCGGCGTCGGCCTCCTCGCCCTTCTTGCGGCGCAGGCCCCTCTTCTTGGTTTCCTTGGGCTTCTTCGCCTTGATCGGTTTGGGCGGAGGCGGTGGCAACTCGGCGACAAAGGAGAGATAGAAGGCAAAGAAACCGAGCAAGGCGATCGCGGCGGCCGCCCCGTAAATCCCGAACAACCACCGCCCGGCCACGTCCAGGCTCAGCCAGATCTCGCTGATCGCCGTCCCGATGATCAGCACACCGGCCAGCACGTGGGCCACGATCGAGATGACCCGGATGGACAGCGCCAGCTGCGGGGTGCCCAGCTCCGGCTTGCGGGTGCGCAGCAACGTGAACACCACCGGCAACGCCGCGAGCGCGACGAGCGCACCCGTCACGATGCGCAGCGCCGTCCCCAACGAATGCGCGGTGTCGCCCATCAGCTCAGGCCAACGGGGCAACACGAAAAAGAAGTAGAGGAAGCCGGCGGCGATCGCGAATGACGCGTGCCACGGGATGGCGACCTTGCGCCCCATAAGCCTCCTCATGCTGGGTTGGCTCGAGCCGGCCTAAGGGCGACCGACTCGACACCACGCCGCTTTGTGCGTGCCCGCTGGGCGGACCGATGGCGGAGGATGCGGGATTTGAACCCGCGAGGGCTGTTAACCCAACCCGCGTTCCAGGCGAGCGCCATAGGCCACTAGGCGAATCCTCCGTGGCAATGGTAACCGAGGGCCAGACGGCCACCGCCGGTTGCTCCGCGGAAGGTATTAGACTCTCGGTGGACCCCGCGCGGCGTCTATCCTGTGAACTCCCCCAGGGCCGGAAGGCAGCAAGGGTCAATGGGCTCTGTCGGGTGCGCGGGGTCCCCCATGTCGGGGGCCGAGGCTCGTCCACTGCAACAACCCCGAAGTCACCGCGTTCCACAGCGAAAGGGTCCATGGTGTCGCTGGAGTCCCTCGGCCCCGCCGAGCTTGCCGCTGCACACGCTCGCCACCAGCAGGATTACGCGGATTTGCAGGCTAAAAAGCTGGCCCTGGATCTGACCCGCGGCAAACCGGCACCCGCCCAGCTCGACCTGTCCAATCCCCTGTTGAGCCTGCCCGGCGACGACTACCGCGACGGCGACGGCACCGACACCCGCAACTACGGCGGCCTGCACGGCCTGCCGGAGCTGCGAGCCATCTTCGGTGAGCTGCTCGGCATCCCGGTGCAGAACCTGATCGCGGGAAACAACTCCAGCCTGGAACTGATGCACGACCTGGTCGCCTTCTCGATGCTGTACGGCGGCGTGGATTCGCAGCGGCCCTGGAAGGACGAGGCCGCCGTCAAGTTCGTATGCCCCGTTCCCGGCTACGACCGGCACTTCGCCATCACCGAGACGATGGGCATCGAGATGATCGGTGTCCCGATGCTGGCCGACGGACCCGACGTCGACCTGATCGAGGAACTCGTCGCGGCGGACCCCGCCATCAAGGGCATGTGGACCGTGCCGGTGTTCGGCAACCCGACCGGGGTCACCTACTCCTGGGACACGGTGCTGCGGCTCGTCCAGATGCGCACCGCCGCGCCCGACTTCCGGTTGTTCTGGGACAACGCGTACGCGGTGCACACCCTGACGCACGACTTCATCCGGCAGGTCGACATCCTCGGCCTGGCGGCCGCGGCCGGAAACCCCAACCGCCCATACGTGTTCGCGTCGACCTCCAAGATCACCTTTGCCGGCGCCGGCGTGAGCTTCTTGGGCGGATCGCTGGGCAACATCGCCTGGTATCTGCAATACGCGGGGAAGAAGTCGATCGGACCGGACAAGATCAACCAGCTGCGGCACCTGCGCTTCTTCCGCGACGCCGACGGGGTGCGCCTGCACATGCTGCGGCACCAGCAGATCCTGGCGCCGAAGTTCGCGCTGGCGGCCGAGATCCTGGATCAGCGGCTCAGCGATTCCAAGATCGCCTCGTGGACCGACCCCAAGGGCGGCTACTTCATCAGCCTCGACGTCCTGCCCGGTACGGCCAAGCGGACCGTCGCGCTGGCCAAGGACGCCGGGATCGCGGTGACCGAGGCGGGCGCGTCGTTCCCGTACCGCAAAGATCCCAACGACACGAACATCCGGATCGCGCCGACCTTCCCGTCGCTGCCGGATCTGCGCGACGCGGTCGACGGCCTGGCCACCTGCGCGCTGCTGGCGGCCTCGGAGTCGCTGCTGGTCCGCGACCCGGTGTGAGTCCACGCCGGGCGCGCGCTGAGGGTGGGAAAATCGCCGAAATCCCGCCCTGTGTTCACACTCGACGCCGGGCGGGTTCTCGTCACCGCGCGCCGGTAGCCTGCTGACCGTGGCCCTCTACCGCAAGTACCGTCCGGCAACCTTCGCCGAAGTGGTGGGGCAGGAGCACGTCACCGAGCCGCTGTCGATCGCGCTGGAAGCCGGCCGCATCAACCACGCGTACCTGTTCTCGGGTCCGCGCGGCTGCGGCAAGACCTCCTCGGCGCGCATCCTGGCCCGGTCGCTGAACTGCGCCCAGGGGCCGACGGCCACCCCCTGCGGGGTCTGCGACTCGTGTCTGGCGCTGGCACCCAACGCGCCCGGCAGCATCGATGTGGTCGAACTCGACGCCGCCAGCCACGGCGGCGTGGACGACACCCGTGAGCTGCGGGACCGGGCCTTCTACGCGCCGGCGCAGTCGCGCTACCGGGTGTTCATCGTCGACGAGGCGCACATGGTGACTACCGCGGGGTTCAACGCGCTGCTCAAGATCGTGGAGGAACCGCCCGAACACCTCATCTTCATCTTCGCCACCACCGAGCCGGAGAAGGTGCTGCCGACGATCCGGTCGCGCACCCATCACTACCCCTTCCGCCTGTTGCCGCCGAAGACCATGCGGGCGTTGATCGGGCGGATCTGCGAGCAGGAGGGCGTCGTCGTCGACGACGCGGTGTATCCGCTGGTGATCCG
The sequence above is drawn from the Mycobacterium marseillense genome and encodes:
- a CDS encoding dihydrodipicolinate reductase, with the translated sequence MPNNYRVVQWNTGNVGKSSLKSIVTNPTLELVGCFAWSKDKVGRDAGELVGIAPVGVAATNDVDELLGLKPDCVVYNPMWFDVDELVRILSAGVNVVTTASFITGGNLGDGRDRIVEACQKGGATIFGSGVSPGFAELLAIVSAMVCNRIDKVTVNEAADTTFYDSPETEKPVGFGQPIDHPDLPAMAAKGTAIFGEAVRLVGDALGVELDEVRCVAEFAQTTEDLVMASWTIPAGHVAGTYISWQGIVNGKTLIDLNVRWRKGQTLDPDWKIEQDGWVIQIDGQPTVTTKVGFLPPPYFEATTIEEFMDLGHIMTAMPAINAIPAVVAAAPGIATYADLPLTLPRGNAHIGS
- a CDS encoding aminotransferase class I/II-fold pyridoxal phosphate-dependent enzyme — encoded protein: MSLESLGPAELAAAHARHQQDYADLQAKKLALDLTRGKPAPAQLDLSNPLLSLPGDDYRDGDGTDTRNYGGLHGLPELRAIFGELLGIPVQNLIAGNNSSLELMHDLVAFSMLYGGVDSQRPWKDEAAVKFVCPVPGYDRHFAITETMGIEMIGVPMLADGPDVDLIEELVAADPAIKGMWTVPVFGNPTGVTYSWDTVLRLVQMRTAAPDFRLFWDNAYAVHTLTHDFIRQVDILGLAAAAGNPNRPYVFASTSKITFAGAGVSFLGGSLGNIAWYLQYAGKKSIGPDKINQLRHLRFFRDADGVRLHMLRHQQILAPKFALAAEILDQRLSDSKIASWTDPKGGYFISLDVLPGTAKRTVALAKDAGIAVTEAGASFPYRKDPNDTNIRIAPTFPSLPDLRDAVDGLATCALLAASESLLVRDPV